CGATGCTGGCGGTGCCTCCGTCGGCAAGCGCGGCGACGGTGTCGGTGCGGGAATCGCGGACCGTTGCGACCTGGTCGATGCGCGCGGTCATGGTCGGGCCGCCGTCGAAGATGTCGATGTAGTTCTCGAACGCGAAGCCCTCGGTCTCCAGCATCCGCATCGCGGCGCGGCCCGAGGGGTGGGGCAGGCCAATGACGCTGCGGGCATGCTCGGTGAGCATCGCGGTGTAGATCGGATGCTTGGGCATCAGGTCGGCGATGAACTGGTTGCCATGGATCGCGTTGAACTCGTCGGCCTGCTGGAAATTCATGCCGAAGAAGCGCCCGGCGACGCCGTCCCAGAAGGGCGAGCCGCCGGCCTCGTCGATCACCCCGCGCAGCTCGGCGAGGATGCGCTCGGCGAAGCGGGCGCGGTGCATCGCGATGAACAGGTAACGGCTGCGGGCGAGCAGCATGCCGAGGCCGCCGGCGCGCTCGCCCGGGTGAAGGAACAGGCCGCCGACCTCGCTGCAGCCTTCGAGGTCGTTGACCAGGCTCAGGATTTCGGCGCGGAAGGTGCGGGCGAGCGCTTCGCTATGCTTGGTCTCGGTGCCGAGGCGATAGCTGTAGAAGGGCCAGCGCTGCCCGACCTGGGTGAAGATCTGGCAGGTGCCGCGCACCTCGCCGGTTTCGGTATTCTCGAGCACCAGCACGAACAGCTCGTCCTTGAGCGCATCGTCGTTGCGCGCGAAGGCGGCGGCGCTGCGGGCGAGCTTGGCGAGCAAAGCCGGCTTCTCGGGCGGCAGGTTGGTGAAGCCGCCGCCGGTGAGCTTGGCCATCTCGTAGAGCGGCTGCAGGTCGTCCTCGCGCGCCGGGCGGATCAGGAAGCTCATACGCGGCCCCGCTCGATGATGCGCAGGATGGTGAGGGCGGAGAGCGCAGCGCGCTCGGGCAGGCTTTCGGGGATCAGAAATTCCTCCGCGCTATGGATCGCGCCACCCCTCGCGCCCATGGTATCGACCACGGGCACGCCGCAAGCGGCGATGTTGTTGCCGTCGCACACCCCGCCGGTGGCCTTCCAGGCGACGGGGATGTCGAGATCGGCGCCGGCCTGCTTGACCAGGCCAAACAGGCGTTCGGCGGCGGGGTCGAGCGGCTTGGGCGGGCGGTTGAAGCCGCCATGGACATGGACCGAGACGTCGTGCGCTGCGGCGACTTCGGCGGCGGCGGTCTCGACGAGTGCGGCGGCGCGGGCGATGGCTTCGGCCGAGGCGGGGCGGAAGTTGACGCGCAGGATCGCCAGATCGGGCACGACATTGTTGGGGCCGCCGCCTTCGATCCGCGCCGGGTTGACCGCGAGGCCGTCGCCCCTGGCCGCGGCGAGGCGGAGCGCAAGGTCGGCGGCGGCGACGATCGCGTTGCGGCCTTCCTCGGGATTGCGCCCGGCATGCGCGCTGCGGCCACGCACCACGATCGAGAAATTCCCGGTGCCGCCGCGGGCGCCGGCGAGCGTGCCGTCGGGCAAGGCGGGTTCGTAGGTGAGGGCGGCGACCTTGCCCTTCGCGGCCTGCGCGATCAGCGCGGCGGAGGCGAAGGAACCGGTCTCCTCGTCGGAGTTGATCACCACCTCATAGCCGAAGCGTTCGGCGGGGGTCGCTTCGACGGCGCGCAGGGCGGCGAGCATCAGCGAAAGGCCGGCCTTCATGTCCGCCGCGCCCGGGGCGTTGAGGCGGCCGTCGGGGAGCCAGGTCGCGGTCTGGAACGGGTGATCGGCGGGGAAGACGGTGTCCATATGCCCGGTGAACAGCATCTGCACCGGCGCCTCGGGCCGCACGCGCAGATGCAAATGGCGGCCATGGGCGAGCGGGAGGACGTCACCCTTGCCATCGACCGTCTCGACCGGCGCGGGCTCGACCAGCGTCAGCTCACCGGGGAGGGCGGCGAAGGCGCTGGCGAGCATCTCGGCCATGGTGGCGAGGCCGGGCAGGTTGCGCGTGCCGCTGTTGACCGCGACCCAGCGTTCGACCTGGGCCAGCATCGGCGCCGCGCGGGCATGCTCGATCGCGGCGATTTCGATTGCGGAGAGGCCCATGCGCGGGAGGTGTATCGGGACATTCGTGGCGGGTGAACCCCCGACGGATGAAAAGTATCGAGCGATACGAAGTGAGGGGCGGGCCGCGGTGAAACGTCCCAAAGGTCACACTGCCACGCGTGCGCGAGGCACGGATGCAGCGGGTGCTGGACCATATCGACCGGCATCTCGACGGCGATCTGGACCTGGACACGGTGAGCCGGGTCGCCGCCTTCTCGAAATTCCATTTCCACCGGCAGTTCACGGCGACCTTCGGGTTGTCGCTTCATCGCTATGTCCAGCTTGCCCGGTTGAAGCGCGCGTCGCACCAGCTGGCGACCAGGGACGCAAGGAGCGTCACGGACATCGCGATGGATGCCGGCTATGATGCGCCCGATGCCTTTGCCCGCGCCTTTCGGCAACGGTTCGGGCAATCCCCGTCATCGTTCAGGAAGTCGCCCGACTGGGCGCCGTGGCTTGCGGCCTTCGGGCCTCTCGACAATGCGAGGAGCAAGCTCATGCAGATTACCTATACCCCTGACGATGTGACGATTCAGGAGATGCCGCCGACGCCGGTGGCGATCCTGGAGCATCGCGGCGACCGCGCGACGCTCGGCGCCACGATCGAGCGGTTCATCGCCTGGCGCAAGTCCATGGGGCTGTCGCCGGAGAACAGCGCGACCTTCAACATCTTCCGCTCCGAGCGGACGCCTGCGAACCCGGCCGACTACAGCATGGACCTGTGCGTCGGCACCGACCGGCCGATCGACCCGGACGATGCGGACATGAAGCCTGGGGTGATCCCGGGCGGGCGCTGCGCGGTGCTGCGTGTCGTGCACGACACCCACAATCTCGAGCCCGCTGCGCTGTATCTCTATCGCGACTGGCTTCCGGCGAGCGGCGAGGAAGCGCGGGATTTCCCGCTCTATTGCCGGCGCCGGCTCGGCTTCTTCCCCGGCGCGGAGGTGCATGAGGTGACCGTGGAGCTGTTCCTGCCGCTGAAATAGGGTCGTGAGGGCGGCGCGGGGATTGCCGAGCTGTATTGCTCATGTAATACGGTTCATATGGAGATGCTCACGATCCTGTCGCTCGTCCTGGCAGCGCCTGCTGCCCGCACCCCATCGCCGAACGATGCCGTGCTGGCCGCGGACGCCGCGTTCTGGCGCGCGTTCAACCAGTGCGACGCGGCGGCGATGGGCCGGTTGCTCGCCGCCGACATCGAATTCTACCACGACAAGACCGGATTGACCGCGGGGCGGGACAAGGTGGTGGAGTCGCTGGTGAAGGGGCCGTGCGGTACGCCCGGGCTGCACGTGCGGCGCGAGGAGGTTGCGGGCAGCGTGGCGGTCGATCCGGTGCCCGGCCTTGGCGCGATCGTGAGCGGGGTGCATCGCTTCTACGCGAAGCAGGGCGATGCCGCGGAACGGCTGGACGGCGACGCGCGGTTCGCGGTGGTGTGGCGCAAGTCGGACACCGGATGGGCGATGGCGCGCGTGCTGAGCTACGCGCACCGTCCGGCTGGATAGGCAGCGGTCCGGGCTTTCGGAAATCGACCAGCAGCGACACTGGCAACGTCGGGTGGATGTGCAAAAGGCGCTATCAACCCCCTAGAGCACTCTGGAAATCTCCACCGTGGCCCTTTGCGCGGTGCCTGCGTTCGTGAAACTGGGCACGATGTCGATTCCAGGGAGCCCGTCACTGGCTGGCTTGACGACCCGCAATGACAGTTTTGAGCCAGTGCCGGCATGTTCGACGAACGCGCCATCGAAATCCTTATCGACGCCCAGCGTGCTGGACATGAGGACGACCGGAAAGTGCACGATCGCTTCCAGCGCCCAGGGGTTGCCGTCTCCCTCGTGATCATAGCTGATCCGGGCGACATAGGTGCCTGCGGTAAGCACGCCCGCAGCGAGGACGGATTTCGTAACGCCCGACGCAAACGGTCCCGCCACAACTCTAGTGATATCGGCGGCACCTTGATGCTCGCGAGCGCCATAGTTCTGGAAGTCCTCCTTGCCGACGGAGATATTGGCAGGACTGCGGTTGGTAACCAGACGAGCGGGATGCTCAGCCCTTCCCCCCTTGAAGAGGACCTTCGCGTTCCAATTCGCGCCGGTAGGGTCGGTAGGACCCGACATGCTTGAACCGAACATGTTGATATCAGCTGGTACCGGCGGAGAATCGCTACCCGACGCACAAACCGAACCAATCCAGTTGATTTGCGTGACAAGAACAACGTCGAACAAACAGTGATCGGGTTTAACCGGGAATTGGCAGCCAATGATGGTGATTGAGCTCACGGTATGTCCGGCTTCACCTGGGCTGCCGCTGCTGAACACGGCGCCTGTCCGAACGTTCGAATAGCTCTGCGCGCCTTCAAGGGTGACCGCATTGTTGCCCGTTTGCTCGACGCAGAATTCAAATCCATTGTAAACGCCGCCGAATATTCCCGCGTTCTGGCAGGTCAGGCGCACGACCCCGGTATCAACGGTCAAATCGTACAAATAGAGTGATCCTCCGCTACTCTCTATATTGAGAGGCACGCCGGTGCCATCACCGTTAGTTCGATACGTGACATTGCGGAATACAGTCTGATTGTTGTTGCTCGCCTCATGGCCTATGCCGGGGTTTCCGCCATTGGCGGATGTACTTAGATTGAGATTTTCAAATACGATATCGTTGTAGTTATTCAACTGATGGGGCCCTACCTCCCACCAGCTTGTATCAAGCCAGATCAGGCCAGCGTTATTGCTGCCGTCCACGCGAAAATCGCGAAGCGTAACCCCTGCCATATTCTTGGCAAAAATCATCAGGCCTGACATTCCGCTCTTGGCCTTGATGATCGATCCATAGCCCTCACCGAAGAACTGAGCAGGACCAGCAGAAGGTTCGTCATCTGCCGCGAAGCGGCAAAGCTGAATCGTCGAATTGATGTAGTATGTCCCCGCCGGAAGAAAGATCGCGCTGGAAATCGCGCTCGTCATCGGCTCCGAAACTTCCCCAGCGGCAACATGGCAAGCCTGTGTGATCGCGAGCGCATTGTCAGTGTTTGGGTTGCCATCCGCAACAGCACCAAACCATCTCGCATCAACAACGAGGCCTCCTTTTCGGAATACGAGCTTTCCATTCAATTGGTAGCCACCAGTCGAACGATCACCGCTGCCGCTCAAAACAAAGCACTGATAACCCCCGCATTCGAAATCGTTCAAGAACGTGATATTGTAAACACCGCAGACAAATTTTCCACCTTCCATGCGTACCGCTTTGGCGCCCAGGACGACATTCTCCGTCAACGTGTGGTCTTTTCGGATAACCAGCTCGGCATCAACCGTCACCGCGTACGCATCAGCGTCCGACAGTGAGGCAAAAATTGGATCATCATCGTACACTGTTCCCGGCATGGTCTAGTGTCCTTTGCTTTGCTTGGTTCCGTTACTTGGAGAAATTCAGTTTATCCCGTCGCCGCGCATTGGAGAGGCGGCGCCGAAGTTTGCGGCTGACTTCAGAAATCGACCAGCAGCGACGCGCGGCTCGTCGTGTCCGTCGTCTTGCGCCCCAGCGGCGGCGTGCTTTCGTAGTTCACCGCGTAGGACATCTGCGCGGAGAGGGGGCCGAACAGCTTGGCGCGCAGCGCGGTCTTGCCGGTGATCGTGCTGTTGGTCTGCTGCACATAGGCCGCAGCGTCCTGGCTGAAGGTGATGCCGCGCGACAGCTTCCAGTCGAAGTCGAGCTTGCCGCGCGCGGCGAGCTGGCTCTCGATCGTGTCGTCGGTGAGCACGGTGTGGCGGAAGGCCGGGCCGAGCTCGACGTCGAGCCGCATCGCGCCATCGTCGATCGCGGTGTAGCCGGCGCCCGCCGACACCGAATAGCGCTGGTAGAAGCCGGCGAAACGGTCGCTCTCGAACATCGCCGCGCCATAGATATAGGCGCGGTCCTCGACCTTGTAGTTGAGGTCGTAGGCGGCGATGTAGCGCTCCTGCGCGACGCGCCCGAGGCTTTCCTGATAGTCGGCCTGGAGCCGCAGCTTCTGGCGCCACAGGAAGCCGTCGCGCTTCAAATCGAGCACGCCGGTGAGGCCGACCGTCTCCGAGTTGCCGGTGTTGATGTAGCCGCCGAGCTCGGCGCGGCCCTTCACCAGATCGAGGAAGCGCGCCTCGCGCAGGCGGCGCATCGCAGCCTCGCGCC
This is a stretch of genomic DNA from Sphingomonas sp. BT-65. It encodes these proteins:
- a CDS encoding nuclear transport factor 2 family protein, with amino-acid sequence MEMLTILSLVLAAPAARTPSPNDAVLAADAAFWRAFNQCDAAAMGRLLAADIEFYHDKTGLTAGRDKVVESLVKGPCGTPGLHVRREEVAGSVAVDPVPGLGAIVSGVHRFYAKQGDAAERLDGDARFAVVWRKSDTGWAMARVLSYAHRPAG
- a CDS encoding hydrolase, translating into MGLSAIEIAAIEHARAAPMLAQVERWVAVNSGTRNLPGLATMAEMLASAFAALPGELTLVEPAPVETVDGKGDVLPLAHGRHLHLRVRPEAPVQMLFTGHMDTVFPADHPFQTATWLPDGRLNAPGAADMKAGLSLMLAALRAVEATPAERFGYEVVINSDEETGSFASAALIAQAAKGKVAALTYEPALPDGTLAGARGGTGNFSIVVRGRSAHAGRNPEEGRNAIVAAADLALRLAAARGDGLAVNPARIEGGGPNNVVPDLAILRVNFRPASAEAIARAAALVETAAAEVAAAHDVSVHVHGGFNRPPKPLDPAAERLFGLVKQAGADLDIPVAWKATGGVCDGNNIAACGVPVVDTMGARGGAIHSAEEFLIPESLPERAALSALTILRIIERGRV
- a CDS encoding arginine N-succinyltransferase; protein product: MSFLIRPAREDDLQPLYEMAKLTGGGFTNLPPEKPALLAKLARSAAAFARNDDALKDELFVLVLENTETGEVRGTCQIFTQVGQRWPFYSYRLGTETKHSEALARTFRAEILSLVNDLEGCSEVGGLFLHPGERAGGLGMLLARSRYLFIAMHRARFAERILAELRGVIDEAGGSPFWDGVAGRFFGMNFQQADEFNAIHGNQFIADLMPKHPIYTAMLTEHARSVIGLPHPSGRAAMRMLETEGFAFENYIDIFDGGPTMTARIDQVATVRDSRTDTVAALADGGTASIVARGTLGAFRACHGRVGLTDGGVTLDSASAAILGVEPGQEVRHAPR
- a CDS encoding YdiY family protein, whose protein sequence is MRRPILPLLAPLILASMLPGTALAAQDAASSEKKEPEEEPAPPEMHPAIKAMLDAAMRAGDEAAVNAIAKYAKAGDRPSAELVQRAAGDWRDERREAAMRRLREARFLDLVKGRAELGGYINTGNSETVGLTGVLDLKRDGFLWRQKLRLQADYQESLGRVAQERYIAAYDLNYKVEDRAYIYGAAMFESDRFAGFYQRYSVSAGAGYTAIDDGAMRLDVELGPAFRHTVLTDDTIESQLAARGKLDFDWKLSRGITFSQDAAAYVQQTNSTITGKTALRAKLFGPLSAQMSYAVNYESTPPLGRKTTDTTSRASLLVDF
- a CDS encoding GyrI-like domain-containing protein; translation: MQRVLDHIDRHLDGDLDLDTVSRVAAFSKFHFHRQFTATFGLSLHRYVQLARLKRASHQLATRDARSVTDIAMDAGYDAPDAFARAFRQRFGQSPSSFRKSPDWAPWLAAFGPLDNARSKLMQITYTPDDVTIQEMPPTPVAILEHRGDRATLGATIERFIAWRKSMGLSPENSATFNIFRSERTPANPADYSMDLCVGTDRPIDPDDADMKPGVIPGGRCAVLRVVHDTHNLEPAALYLYRDWLPASGEEARDFPLYCRRRLGFFPGAEVHEVTVELFLPLK